The Prevotella sp. E2-28 genome includes the window CAGCCCCTATCACATCTTTCGATACAACCAACTTCAAGACCAAGTTTGCTTGTGAGGTAAAGAACCTCAACATAAACGACTTCCTCGATCGCAAGGAGGCTCGCAAGATGGACCGCTACACACAGTTGGCCCTGATTGCTGCTAAGCAGGCTGTTGAGGATAGCCAGATGGATTTAGAGACCACAGATAAGAACCGCATCGGCGTTGTGTTCGGTGTAGGTATCGGTGGTATTAAGACTTTCGAGGACGAGATTACCTATTATGGTGTTCATCGTGCTGATGGTCCTAAGTTCAATCCTTTCTTCATTCCTAAGATGATTGCCGACATCGCAGCCGGACAGATTTCTATCATGTACGGCTTCCATGGTCCCAACTATATTACTTCTTCTGCTTGCGCTTCTTCAAGCAACGCACTAGCTGATGCCTTCAACCTGATTCGTCTGGGCAAGGCTAACGCTATCGTAGCTGGTGGTGCCGAGGCTGCTATCTGCGAGAGCGGTGTTGGCGGTTTCAACGCTATGCACGCCCTCTCTACCCGCAACGACGAGCCCGAGAAGGCCAGCCGTCCTTTCAGCGCTAGCCGCGATGGATTCATCATGGCCGAGGGTGCTGGTTGCTTGATTCTTGAGGAACTGGAGCACGCTAAGGCTCGTGGTGCCAAGATCTATGCTGAGATGGTTGGTGCTGGCATGAGTGCTGATGCTCACCACATCACAGCCTCTCATCCTGAGGGTCTGGGTGCTAAGCTGGTGATGCAGAATGCCCTTGAGGATGCTGGTATGAAGCCCGAGGATATCGACTATATCAACG containing:
- the fabF gene encoding beta-ketoacyl-ACP synthase II, yielding MELKRVVVTGLGAVTPVGNTPDEMWKNLLAGVSGAAPITSFDTTNFKTKFACEVKNLNINDFLDRKEARKMDRYTQLALIAAKQAVEDSQMDLETTDKNRIGVVFGVGIGGIKTFEDEITYYGVHRADGPKFNPFFIPKMIADIAAGQISIMYGFHGPNYITSSACASSSNALADAFNLIRLGKANAIVAGGAEAAICESGVGGFNAMHALSTRNDEPEKASRPFSASRDGFIMAEGAGCLILEELEHAKARGAKIYAEMVGAGMSADAHHITASHPEGLGAKLVMQNALEDAGMKPEDIDYINVHGTSTHVGDISEAKAIKEVFGDAAYKLNISSTKSMTGHLLGAAGAVEAMATVLAVQNDIVPPTINHEDGDEDPEIDYNLNFTFNKAQKRTVRAGLSNTFGFGGHNACVVFKKYEA